CACCATGCATCCCGCCAAGCTGCGCCACACGGGCGATAAAGCCAAACTGATTTCTTCCAACGATACGGCGGGTTACACCTTTCGCGGGCGTTTTGCCACCGCCGAAGAAGCCGCCAGCGTATCGGCAGACGTATCCGCCAAGGCACACAGCGCGCTGCGTTGGCTGATTTCCCGCCAAGGCATCCGAAACGGCGACCAAGTTACCGTCGCCTGGGCAATCAGCGGCAAACCTATTCCGTCGCCGATGAAAGACATTTCCAGCGAAATTGATTGGGATAATCTGGACATCAGTGCGGTTGAAAATCCTGATGAATTTTCATCGCAAACATCGTCTGAACAGCCGTCCCCCAATTGGTCAGTAAATATCGGGCGTGCTGCTGCACAAATTATCAAAAAGAAACTGCATGGCTATCAGGCAGAATTGAAAGCCCACGAACAAATCTCCCTGATTATGCTCGATTCCGCCACGCCGGGGCGCATGGCATTAACTTATTACCAAGAATTTCTGCCTGCCGATTATTTCGCTAATTTGGATGCATGGATTGACGATTTTTCTTGGTATCAGCGTTACAGCATTGAAGTTCCAAACGGCAAGAAAACCGACAAGCGCACCCAATGGCGCTTCGTCCCGCCTTCGCCTTACAGCATTGCCGAAGCCGTGTACGGCAAATCCCTGTCCGACACGCTCAAAAAACAACTTTATGCCCGCCTTCTGCCCGTCATCGCAGGCGGAACATCCGTGCCGATTCCTGAAGATTTGGTGCGTCAAAGTTTTCAGGCAGCCTGCAATCCTAATGGCTGCGAAAACTGGGAATGGCAAAGAAACATCGGCGTCGCCTGCGCCCTATACAAAGGCTGGCGCGCTCGTCATCACGATTTATCACAACGGAGAACTTACCCTATGAGCTTGGATACCCAAAACCGCTCGCGCGATTATATATTTGGTAGATTACTAGCAGTTGCCGAACATTTAGAACGCACCGCGTTGAGAATAGCTAACGAAACCCGTGCAACCAATGCGG
Above is a window of Neisseria mucosa DNA encoding:
- the cas8c gene encoding type I-C CRISPR-associated protein Cas8c/Csd1: MSWMQKLYRTYESILEQWVTDDADPLTPVGHTIQNAHIVIVIDGQGNFQTARVMPPKTAILLPATESSENRTSGEAPHPLADKIQYVAKDYADYGGEKKAYFEGYLKQLKAWCESPFAHPKVQAVLHYVAKGRVVADLVEAGIFPLDSDGKVLNKWETEGDAPPIFSVLPKTKGEIEFSSALVCWQVEIAGDVHSQTWTDKTIQRSWADYAASEKAEKGFCLVQGEETVISTMHPAKLRHTGDKAKLISSNDTAGYTFRGRFATAEEAASVSADVSAKAHSALRWLISRQGIRNGDQVTVAWAISGKPIPSPMKDISSEIDWDNLDISAVENPDEFSSQTSSEQPSPNWSVNIGRAAAQIIKKKLHGYQAELKAHEQISLIMLDSATPGRMALTYYQEFLPADYFANLDAWIDDFSWYQRYSIEVPNGKKTDKRTQWRFVPPSPYSIAEAVYGKSLSDTLKKQLYARLLPVIAGGTSVPIPEDLVRQSFQAACNPNGCENWEWQRNIGVACALYKGWRARHHDLSQRRTYPMSLDTQNRSRDYIFGRLLAVAEHLERTALRIANETRATNAENYMQRFVMRPFHTWEQLETNLKPYKDRLRKDYPVRISEKFVLTSPIGFLNNRENEINQLICVLDDLKQEGCDLDKPLEPEFLLGYHSQKMAYRNKSNQPDQEVTETHE